A single window of Paracoccus albus DNA harbors:
- a CDS encoding alkane 1-monooxygenase, whose translation MPGRVPSVAAFAAVALAPALLMIWGAASGGWTLWAGFLWMAVVAPLADTLIATGFGNARHDERFPAADALLVVLAFSHLCLLVAALGAFANDWLTGWERIALFLGAGMWFGQVTNSFAHELIHRGSRGLFRLGAAVYVSLLFGHHVSAHRLVHHSNVATDADPNSARKGESFWAFFPRAWFGSFRAGLAAERKRSTASGRMNPYLYWIGGAAFFLMLVALIFGTRALADYILLCLYAQMQLMLSDYVQHYGLRRAKVRGRIEPVGPRHSWDAPHPFSSLAMVNAPRHSDHHAHPGRIYPALQLGGAQRPMLPYSLPVMGAIAMVPPLWRRVMDRRVDRMMAD comes from the coding sequence ATGCCTGGCCGCGTCCCTTCGGTCGCGGCCTTCGCAGCCGTCGCCCTTGCCCCCGCGCTGCTGATGATCTGGGGGGCAGCCAGTGGCGGCTGGACGCTCTGGGCCGGTTTTCTGTGGATGGCCGTTGTCGCGCCGCTGGCCGATACGCTGATTGCAACGGGTTTTGGTAATGCACGGCACGACGAGCGCTTTCCGGCGGCAGATGCCTTGCTTGTTGTGCTGGCGTTCAGTCATCTTTGCCTCTTGGTCGCGGCCTTGGGTGCTTTCGCGAATGACTGGCTGACCGGCTGGGAACGCATCGCGCTGTTTCTGGGTGCGGGCATGTGGTTCGGCCAGGTCACCAACTCATTCGCGCATGAACTGATCCATCGCGGCAGCCGGGGCCTGTTTCGTCTGGGTGCGGCAGTCTATGTCAGCCTGCTGTTCGGCCACCATGTCAGCGCGCATCGGCTGGTTCATCACAGCAATGTCGCCACAGATGCCGACCCGAATTCCGCCCGGAAGGGTGAAAGTTTTTGGGCCTTCTTTCCGCGCGCATGGTTCGGGTCATTTCGCGCCGGGCTCGCGGCAGAGCGCAAACGCAGCACCGCTTCGGGCCGGATGAACCCCTATCTCTACTGGATCGGCGGCGCGGCGTTTTTCCTGATGCTGGTCGCGCTGATCTTCGGGACGCGGGCGCTTGCGGACTATATTCTGCTTTGCCTTTATGCGCAGATGCAGCTGATGCTGTCCGATTATGTCCAGCATTACGGGTTGCGCCGCGCCAAGGTAAGGGGACGCATCGAACCTGTTGGACCAAGGCACAGCTGGGACGCACCGCATCCTTTTTCCTCGCTTGCGATGGTCAATGCGCCGCGCCATTCCGACCACCATGCCCATCCGGGACGTATCTATCCCGCATTGCAACTGGGGGGCGCACAGCGTCCGATGCTGCCCTATTCGCTGCCGGTCATGGGGGCAATCGCGATGGTTCCACCGTTATGGCGGCGGGTCATGGATCGTCGCGTTGATCGGATGATGGCGGATTAA
- the hrpB gene encoding ATP-dependent helicase HrpB, translating to MTERLPIEDALPALRDAMKAGGCAVLVAPPGAGKTTRVPLALMDQVSGKILMLEPRRLAARAAAERLAEGLGQKPGGDVGFRMRGESVAGRRIEVVTEGILTRMLQSDPSLEGIGCVIFDEFHERSLNADLGLALAWEARGALRPDLQLLVMSATLDAGPVAAMLGDAPVIESMGRAFPVETRYLPRPLPAGHRLDIEAARLITQAEAETRDDPGGTILAFLPGEGEIRRVAAALSDLPCEVAPLFGAMDFKAQRAALSPPRGHRKIVLATAIAETSLTIPGVRVVVDAGRARRARFDPGSGMSRLVTERVSRAEAEQRRGRAGRVAPGICYRMWARAEEGALPGFAPPEIAVADLTGLALELANWGSDGADLAFLTPPPDAAMAEARALLRDLGALDAEGRITPHGRDLAALPVHPRLAHMLAVAGRNAAPLAALIEDRDPLRGAGADLSLRLRALQESSRHGPARGALDRIRQEGKRLARLVPDTAAMSPGAMAALAYPDRIGMRRPGDQPRYLLSGGRGAVLTEGDAMGAEPFLVATDLDGQGRESRIRLALPITEDEIRDAFADRIETLEAVEWSPRDGRILARERDRLGALVLAERPLPKPAEDAIARAAWEGLQSEGLTWSPKAARLRARIRLLPEGPDVSDEELLTDGDWLLPFLGKVRNRGDLRGLDLTQPLMNLLGWDGQQALNRLTPAHFTTPLGRQVPIDYDAETPSVELRLQEVFGLTRHPMIGNQPLRMTLLSPGQKPVAVTTDLPGFWAGSYADVRKDMRGRYPKHPWPEDPTQADPTLRAKPRGS from the coding sequence ATGACCGAACGCCTGCCCATAGAAGACGCCTTGCCCGCCCTTCGCGATGCGATGAAGGCCGGTGGCTGCGCCGTGCTGGTCGCCCCGCCGGGTGCGGGCAAGACGACCCGCGTTCCGCTGGCGCTGATGGATCAGGTGTCAGGCAAGATCCTGATGCTGGAACCGCGCCGCCTTGCCGCCCGCGCCGCCGCCGAACGGCTGGCCGAGGGATTGGGCCAAAAGCCGGGCGGGGATGTCGGTTTCCGGATGCGTGGCGAATCCGTTGCCGGGCGACGGATCGAGGTGGTGACCGAAGGTATCCTGACGCGGATGCTGCAATCCGACCCTTCGCTGGAGGGGATCGGCTGCGTGATCTTCGACGAATTTCATGAACGCAGCCTGAATGCCGATCTGGGACTGGCGCTTGCGTGGGAGGCGCGCGGTGCCCTGCGCCCCGATCTGCAATTGCTCGTGATGTCTGCGACTCTGGATGCAGGCCCCGTCGCCGCTATGCTGGGCGATGCGCCTGTCATCGAAAGCATGGGCCGCGCCTTTCCGGTTGAGACACGCTATCTGCCGCGCCCGCTGCCCGCTGGTCATCGTCTGGATATAGAGGCCGCCCGGCTGATCACGCAAGCCGAAGCAGAGACACGCGATGATCCCGGCGGCACAATCCTTGCATTCCTGCCGGGAGAGGGCGAAATCCGGCGCGTTGCTGCCGCGCTGTCGGATCTGCCATGCGAGGTCGCGCCGCTTTTCGGTGCGATGGACTTCAAGGCGCAACGGGCGGCGCTTTCACCGCCGCGCGGGCATCGCAAGATCGTGCTGGCGACGGCGATTGCGGAAACCTCTCTGACCATTCCCGGTGTTCGCGTGGTGGTGGATGCCGGGCGGGCGCGACGGGCGCGCTTCGATCCCGGATCAGGCATGTCGCGATTGGTGACAGAGCGCGTCAGCCGGGCAGAGGCAGAACAGCGCCGTGGCCGCGCCGGTCGTGTCGCGCCGGGCATCTGCTATCGCATGTGGGCGCGGGCCGAGGAAGGAGCCCTGCCCGGTTTCGCACCACCCGAAATCGCCGTTGCAGACCTGACAGGACTGGCGTTGGAGCTTGCAAATTGGGGCAGCGACGGGGCCGATCTGGCCTTTCTGACGCCGCCCCCCGATGCCGCGATGGCAGAGGCGCGGGCGCTGCTGCGCGATCTGGGTGCGCTAGACGCAGAAGGCCGGATCACCCCGCATGGCCGCGATCTGGCGGCGCTGCCGGTTCACCCACGCCTCGCACATATGCTGGCGGTCGCGGGACGCAATGCAGCGCCGCTGGCTGCGCTGATCGAAGACCGCGATCCGCTTCGCGGTGCCGGGGCCGATCTGTCGCTGCGGCTGCGCGCCTTGCAGGAATCCTCTCGCCACGGTCCCGCACGGGGCGCATTGGACCGCATCCGGCAGGAGGGTAAGCGGCTCGCTCGTCTTGTGCCCGATACCGCCGCGATGTCACCCGGCGCGATGGCCGCACTTGCCTATCCAGACCGGATCGGGATGCGCCGCCCCGGCGATCAGCCGCGCTATCTGCTGTCGGGCGGGCGTGGCGCGGTCCTGACAGAGGGCGATGCGATGGGCGCCGAGCCTTTCCTCGTCGCGACGGATCTGGATGGTCAGGGTCGTGAATCGCGCATTCGCCTTGCCCTGCCCATCACCGAAGACGAGATCCGCGACGCTTTTGCCGACCGGATCGAAACACTTGAGGCGGTCGAATGGTCGCCGCGCGACGGCCGCATTCTTGCACGAGAGCGTGACCGGCTGGGCGCATTGGTATTGGCAGAACGTCCACTGCCGAAACCGGCAGAAGACGCCATCGCCCGTGCCGCGTGGGAGGGACTGCAATCCGAAGGGCTGACTTGGTCCCCGAAGGCCGCCCGTCTGCGCGCCCGGATCAGATTGTTGCCCGAGGGGCCCGATGTCTCGGACGAGGAACTGCTGACGGATGGAGACTGGCTTCTGCCGTTTCTGGGCAAGGTCAGGAACCGGGGCGATCTGCGCGGGCTGGATCTGACGCAGCCGCTGATGAACCTGCTGGGCTGGGATGGGCAGCAGGCGCTGAACCGGCTGACACCTGCGCACTTCACGACACCGCTCGGGCGACAGGTGCCGATTGACTATGATGCGGAAACACCCTCTGTCGAGCTGCGTCTGCAAGAGGTATTCGGCCTCACCCGCCACCCGATGATCGGCAACCAGCCGCTGCGGATGACGCTGCTTTCGCCGGGACAGAAGCCGGTTGCGGTGACGACCGATCTGCCGGGTTTCTGGGCCGGTTCCTATGCAGATGTGCGCAAGGACATGCGCGGACGCTATCCCAAGCACCCGTGGCCCGAAGACCCGACACAGGCCGATCCGACGCTTCGCGCCAAACCGCGCGGCAGTTAA
- a CDS encoding YcjX family protein — translation MGVSDFTNGLMRGIGIGDPTIRLGVTGLSRAGKTVFITSLVANLMDRGRMTALRAAADGSIKAAWLQPQPDDTVPRFEFENHLAALTGPEPYWPEGTRHVSELRLSLRVQPTGMFSGWRKPQTVHVDIVDYPGEWLLDLRLMERSYDEWSAEVLARMPGRPGAEDYLAALEAVDLDKRLDEQIAQSLAAAYTQHLQAAREAGWSDCTPGRFLLPGEMAGSPALTFAPIPPVEGKSPLRREFARRYESYKSRIVKPFFRDHFARIDRQVVLVDVLGAIHSGPQALEDLRRTMADILSAFNPGRSGWLAQLLGLRRVERILFAATKADHLHHSQHQRLAHIATALLRDARDRADFAGARTEAMAIASLRATTEAMIEQNGQELPAVRGTLMDGRRAAFYPGELPSDPAQLLVPAREGKTEWLDGDYAAMNFRPAADTSRPGDGPPHIRLDRAAEFLIGDRL, via the coding sequence ATGGGTGTTTCCGATTTTACCAATGGTCTGATGCGCGGGATCGGCATCGGTGATCCGACGATCCGGCTTGGTGTGACCGGCCTTAGCCGTGCGGGTAAGACGGTGTTCATCACTTCGCTTGTGGCGAACCTGATGGATCGGGGGCGAATGACCGCACTGCGCGCCGCGGCCGACGGCTCGATCAAGGCGGCATGGTTGCAACCGCAGCCTGATGACACCGTGCCGCGCTTCGAATTCGAGAACCATCTGGCGGCGCTGACCGGGCCGGAACCTTACTGGCCCGAAGGGACGCGCCATGTCTCGGAACTGCGCCTGTCGCTGCGCGTGCAGCCTACGGGCATGTTCAGCGGCTGGCGCAAGCCGCAGACGGTGCATGTCGACATCGTGGATTATCCCGGCGAATGGCTGCTTGATCTGCGCCTGATGGAGCGCAGCTATGACGAATGGTCGGCAGAGGTTCTGGCCCGGATGCCCGGACGTCCGGGGGCAGAGGATTACCTCGCCGCGCTTGAAGCCGTCGATCTGGACAAGCGGCTGGATGAACAGATCGCGCAATCCCTTGCCGCCGCCTATACCCAGCACCTCCAGGCTGCGCGCGAGGCCGGTTGGTCCGATTGCACGCCGGGGCGCTTCCTGCTTCCGGGCGAGATGGCGGGTTCGCCGGCGCTGACCTTTGCGCCCATCCCGCCGGTTGAGGGGAAATCCCCGCTGCGCCGTGAATTTGCGCGGCGCTATGAATCCTACAAATCCCGGATCGTGAAACCCTTTTTCCGCGATCATTTTGCCCGGATCGACCGGCAGGTGGTGTTGGTCGATGTGCTGGGCGCGATCCATTCCGGTCCGCAGGCGCTAGAGGATCTGCGCCGCACCATGGCGGACATCCTGTCGGCCTTCAACCCCGGCCGCTCTGGCTGGCTTGCGCAGTTGCTGGGTCTGCGGCGGGTGGAACGTATCCTGTTCGCTGCAACCAAGGCCGATCACCTGCATCACAGCCAGCATCAGCGGCTGGCGCATATCGCGACGGCCCTGTTGCGAGATGCGCGGGACCGGGCCGATTTCGCCGGTGCCCGGACAGAGGCGATGGCGATTGCCTCGCTCCGCGCCACGACAGAGGCGATGATCGAGCAGAACGGGCAGGAGCTGCCTGCCGTGCGCGGCACGCTGATGGATGGCAGGCGGGCGGCCTTCTATCCGGGCGAGCTTCCGTCTGATCCCGCGCAACTTCTCGTTCCCGCCCGTGAGGGCAAGACCGAATGGCTGGATGGTGATTATGCCGCAATGAACTTCCGCCCCGCCGCCGACACTTCTCGTCCCGGTGACGGTCCGCCCCATATCCGGCTGGACCGCGCCGCCGAATTCCTGATCGGAGACCGCTTGTGA
- a CDS encoding YcjF family protein, which yields MNDQRRHGPVLIELEEEAPRDRTRTNPADAEPIRDADADAVLPKPATMDLVTRIAGRGPSPMTRFFFNAGAALLTFLLSVAALNYIDRLMTRWPVLGWVGVALFALFTLAVLGLAFREYRAWGRFAQIDQINRDAGKALADDDLKAARGVVSRLDAIYANRPEAQWGRSNLADRKEEVFDAQTLLTLAEAQLLAPLDQEARREIEAAARTVATATALIPLAFADVAAALAANLRMIRRMAEIYGGRAGAVGGWRLARTVMTHLVATGAVAAGDDLIHTVAGGGLLSKVSRRFGEGIVNGALTARVGIAAMEVCRPLPFIAQPRPKVGNLVSRGLAGLFGSGSTKDTAPVPADEDQRPPGD from the coding sequence GTGAATGATCAACGCCGTCACGGCCCCGTTCTGATCGAACTGGAAGAGGAAGCGCCGCGTGATCGGACGCGCACCAACCCTGCCGATGCCGAACCGATCCGTGATGCGGATGCGGATGCGGTGCTGCCGAAACCTGCGACGATGGATCTGGTCACGCGGATTGCCGGGCGCGGCCCTTCGCCCATGACTCGGTTTTTCTTCAACGCCGGGGCTGCTCTGCTGACGTTTCTTCTGTCGGTTGCGGCGCTGAACTATATTGACCGGCTGATGACCCGCTGGCCGGTTCTGGGCTGGGTCGGGGTGGCGCTGTTTGCGCTGTTCACCCTTGCCGTGTTGGGGTTGGCCTTTCGCGAATATCGCGCATGGGGCCGATTCGCGCAGATCGACCAGATCAACCGCGATGCGGGCAAGGCTCTGGCGGATGATGACCTGAAGGCTGCGCGTGGCGTGGTCAGCAGGCTGGACGCGATCTATGCAAATCGGCCAGAAGCCCAGTGGGGGAGATCCAACCTCGCGGACCGCAAGGAAGAAGTTTTCGATGCACAGACCCTTCTGACTCTGGCCGAAGCCCAGCTTCTGGCCCCGCTGGATCAGGAGGCCCGGCGCGAGATCGAGGCCGCAGCCCGCACCGTCGCGACCGCAACTGCCCTGATACCGCTGGCCTTCGCCGATGTCGCGGCAGCACTTGCCGCCAATCTTCGTATGATCCGCCGCATGGCAGAGATCTATGGCGGTCGTGCCGGCGCTGTCGGTGGCTGGCGGCTGGCGCGGACGGTGATGACCCACCTTGTCGCCACCGGGGCTGTCGCGGCGGGTGATGATCTGATCCACACTGTTGCGGGCGGCGGCTTGCTGTCCAAAGTCTCCCGCCGGTTTGGCGAGGGCATCGTGAATGGCGCTCTGACCGCCCGTGTCGGAATCGCCGCGATGGAGGTGTGCAGACCGTTGCCATTCATCGCGCAGCCCCGGCCCAAGGTCGGCAATCTCGTCTCTCGCGGGCTTGCCGGTCTATTTGGTTCGGGCAGCACAAAGGATACCGCGCCAGTGCCTGCTGACGAAGATCAGCGCCCGCCAGGCGATTGA
- a CDS encoding Ppx/GppA phosphatase family protein codes for MAPRRPAGADAFPAPKVEPSGTRHPDSGPLYAALDLGTNSCRMLIARPTGSQFQVVDSFSKPVQLGHGLEASGRLSRASMSRTVHALQVCRRKLEQHKVRNMRLVATEACRRARNGRDFMRMIRRETGLPIEVIGAEEEARLAVISCAPLVNQRTEQLLVVDIGGGSTELVWIELADVEPRERSRAIMKLGNGFTPIEPGGARVVDWISVPLGVATLRDQFADVTDDPGRFALMSWYFEEMLADFAPYAKGAPDRGFQIIGTSGTVTTVAASHLGLKRYDRTKVDGLTMTSAEIDAVIRTYLVLGPEGRRADPRIGRERHALIMSGAAILQTLMRIWPTRRLSVADRGLREGLLYSQMVRDGAITDDGLNGVVT; via the coding sequence ATGGCGCCCAGGCGTCCCGCGGGTGCGGACGCGTTCCCGGCACCGAAGGTTGAGCCGTCAGGCACCCGCCACCCCGATTCGGGGCCGCTCTACGCGGCTTTGGATTTGGGAACAAACAGTTGCCGGATGCTGATCGCCCGACCGACGGGCAGTCAGTTCCAGGTTGTCGACAGCTTTTCGAAGCCCGTCCAGCTCGGCCACGGGCTGGAAGCCTCGGGGCGGCTGTCGCGTGCGTCCATGTCGCGCACCGTGCATGCCTTGCAGGTGTGTCGGCGCAAGCTGGAGCAGCACAAGGTCAGAAATATGCGCCTCGTCGCGACCGAGGCCTGTCGCCGCGCGCGCAATGGCCGCGATTTCATGCGCATGATCCGACGCGAAACCGGCCTGCCGATAGAGGTGATCGGGGCAGAGGAAGAGGCGCGGCTTGCCGTGATCTCTTGCGCGCCGCTTGTGAATCAACGGACCGAGCAACTGCTGGTTGTCGATATCGGGGGCGGTTCAACGGAACTTGTCTGGATCGAGCTTGCCGATGTCGAACCGCGCGAACGGTCCCGCGCCATCATGAAGCTGGGCAACGGCTTTACCCCAATAGAACCGGGCGGGGCGCGGGTGGTCGACTGGATCAGCGTGCCGCTTGGCGTGGCCACCCTGCGCGACCAGTTTGCCGATGTCACCGACGACCCCGGCCGTTTCGCCCTGATGAGCTGGTATTTCGAAGAAATGCTGGCCGATTTTGCACCATATGCGAAGGGCGCACCGGATCGCGGCTTTCAGATCATCGGGACTTCGGGGACCGTCACCACGGTCGCCGCCAGCCATCTGGGTCTGAAACGCTATGACCGCACCAAGGTCGATGGGCTGACCATGACAAGCGCCGAAATCGACGCTGTGATCCGCACTTACCTTGTCCTCGGGCCAGAGGGTCGTCGTGCCGATCCACGCATCGGACGGGAACGGCACGCTTTGATCATGTCCGGTGCAGCGATTCTGCAGACCCTGATGCGGATCTGGCCGACCCGTCGCCTTTCTGTTGCAGATCGTGGCCTGCGTGAGGGTTTGCTTTACTCGCAGATGGTGCGAGACGGTGCCATAACAGATGACGGGTTGAACGGGGTGGTAACCTGA
- a CDS encoding RlmE family RNA methyltransferase, whose product MAKKPGGVNGPRERKSSGRGQRDLRVRVKSAKGRKLSSTLWLERQLNDPYVQRAKREGFRGRAAYKIMELDDKYRFLVPGARVVDLGCAPGGWLQVAIPRINALGEKSGKKQGRIIGVDIQEVDPVPGAEIHVLDFLEEGADEKVKDWLGGQADVVMSDMAASSSGHQGTDHLRIVALVEAAAQLAFDVLAPGGTFVAKVLAGGAEQGMQTLLKQNFDKVANVKPPASRSDSSEKFVVATGFRGRGDNVPDVEQALS is encoded by the coding sequence ATGGCGAAGAAGCCGGGCGGCGTTAACGGGCCGCGTGAACGAAAATCATCCGGGCGCGGGCAACGTGACCTGCGTGTGCGGGTCAAATCCGCCAAGGGCCGCAAGCTCAGCTCTACCCTCTGGCTGGAGCGTCAGCTGAACGATCCCTATGTGCAGCGTGCAAAGCGTGAGGGTTTTCGCGGGCGGGCCGCGTACAAGATCATGGAACTGGACGACAAATATCGCTTTCTCGTCCCCGGCGCCCGCGTGGTTGACCTTGGCTGTGCGCCGGGCGGTTGGCTTCAGGTTGCGATTCCGCGCATCAATGCGCTTGGCGAGAAATCCGGCAAGAAGCAGGGCCGGATCATCGGCGTCGATATCCAGGAGGTCGACCCGGTTCCGGGCGCCGAAATCCATGTGCTGGACTTCCTTGAGGAAGGTGCCGACGAAAAGGTAAAGGACTGGCTTGGGGGACAGGCGGATGTGGTCATGTCCGACATGGCGGCCTCATCCTCTGGCCATCAGGGTACCGATCACCTGCGCATCGTCGCATTGGTCGAGGCGGCGGCCCAGCTTGCCTTTGACGTGCTGGCACCGGGTGGGACGTTTGTCGCCAAGGTTCTGGCCGGCGGGGCAGAGCAGGGGATGCAGACCCTGCTCAAGCAGAATTTCGACAAGGTCGCCAATGTGAAACCCCCGGCTTCACGATCCGATTCGTCCGAGAAGTTCGTCGTCGCCACCGGCTTTCGCGGTCGCGGCGACAATGTGCCGGATGTGGAACAGGCGCTGTCCTGA
- the miaA gene encoding tRNA (adenosine(37)-N6)-dimethylallyltransferase MiaA: MGTDYSQAIEAIDPDRHVVIAGPTASGKSALALEIAQSQGGTIVNADALQIWSCWRVLTARPDAKDMAEAPHALYGHVDPGQSYSVGDWLSDVARLKGRLIIAGGTGLYLTALTSGLAHIPPVPPEIRDTGDAILAAGGLEDMIAGLDDASREKIDLQNPARVQRAWEVLQATGRGIVDWQNDTPPPLIAPEDATCLVLASDRDWLAKRILVRFAQMWREGAVEEVRAMMPQWDERAQWARAIGAPEIAAYLRDEIDAKTAKTRSIVATRQYAKSQRIWFRSRMKGWDKLRVGPAG; this comes from the coding sequence ATGGGAACGGATTACAGTCAGGCCATCGAGGCAATCGACCCTGACCGCCATGTGGTGATTGCGGGGCCGACGGCCTCGGGCAAGTCGGCACTGGCGCTAGAGATTGCGCAAAGTCAGGGCGGAACGATCGTCAATGCCGATGCGCTGCAAATATGGTCGTGCTGGCGGGTGCTGACCGCAAGACCTGACGCGAAGGATATGGCCGAAGCCCCCCACGCGCTTTATGGCCATGTCGATCCGGGGCAAAGCTATTCCGTCGGGGACTGGCTGTCCGATGTGGCAAGGCTAAAGGGACGGCTGATTATTGCAGGCGGAACAGGGCTGTACCTGACCGCTCTGACATCCGGTCTGGCCCATATCCCGCCGGTTCCGCCGGAAATCCGGGACACGGGCGATGCGATTCTGGCCGCAGGCGGGCTGGAGGATATGATTGCGGGACTGGACGATGCCTCGCGCGAGAAGATCGACCTGCAGAACCCCGCCCGCGTGCAGCGCGCATGGGAGGTTTTGCAGGCCACGGGACGCGGCATCGTTGACTGGCAAAACGACACGCCACCACCGCTGATTGCACCGGAAGATGCGACATGCCTTGTGCTGGCCTCGGATCGCGACTGGCTGGCCAAGCGCATCCTCGTCCGCTTTGCACAGATGTGGCGCGAAGGCGCTGTCGAAGAGGTCCGCGCCATGATGCCGCAATGGGACGAACGCGCCCAATGGGCCCGCGCCATAGGTGCGCCGGAAATCGCTGCTTATCTGCGCGATGAAATCGACGCCAAGACAGCAAAGACCCGGTCCATCGTGGCGACGCGGCAATATGCCAAATCGCAGCGGATCTGGTTCCGCTCACGCATGAAGGGATGGGACAAGCTGCGCGTCGGTCCGGCGGGATAA
- the pyrH gene encoding UMP kinase produces the protein MSDAETKAPTSYDRVMLKISGEALMGDQGFGLHPPTIARIADEVESVVDLGVEVCMVIGGGNIFRGLQGSAQGMERTTADYMGMLATVMNALAMQSALEAKGIHTRVITAIRMDEVAEPYIRRRAVRHLEKKRVIIFAAGTGNPYFTTDTAATLRASEMNCEAIFKGTKVDGIYDKDPNKFDDAKRYEEVTYDEALQKNLGVMDASAIALARDNKLPIIVFSLDEPGGFRGILAGEGTYTRVTDGRSPSGREVKS, from the coding sequence ATGAGCGACGCTGAAACGAAAGCCCCGACCAGCTACGACCGCGTCATGCTGAAAATCTCGGGCGAGGCCCTGATGGGCGATCAGGGCTTTGGCCTGCACCCGCCGACCATCGCCCGCATCGCGGATGAGGTCGAATCAGTCGTCGATCTGGGGGTCGAGGTCTGCATGGTCATCGGCGGCGGAAATATTTTCCGCGGTCTTCAGGGCTCCGCGCAGGGGATGGAGCGTACGACCGCCGACTATATGGGAATGCTTGCGACCGTCATGAACGCGCTTGCGATGCAATCCGCGCTTGAAGCCAAGGGCATCCACACCCGCGTCATCACCGCGATCCGCATGGATGAGGTGGCAGAGCCCTATATCCGCCGCCGCGCCGTGCGCCACCTTGAAAAAAAGCGGGTCATCATCTTCGCAGCAGGCACCGGAAACCCCTATTTCACCACCGACACCGCCGCGACCCTTCGCGCGTCAGAGATGAATTGCGAAGCGATCTTCAAAGGCACCAAGGTTGACGGGATTTACGACAAAGACCCGAACAAATTCGACGACGCCAAGCGCTATGAAGAAGTCACCTATGATGAGGCGCTGCAAAAAAATCTTGGTGTGATGGACGCATCGGCCATCGCGCTTGCCCGCGACAACAAGCTGCCGATCATCGTCTTTTCGCTGGATGAACCGGGCGGTTTCCGGGGAATTCTTGCGGGCGAGGGCACCTATACCCGCGTCACGGATGGCCGGAGCCCCTCGGGTCGCGAGGTGAAATCATGA
- a CDS encoding cytochrome P450: MIPPKPASAEGRTGFFHYLRNFRRDLLSAMPARLYRAWMAEFRTGPIHSFLCNDPELVSRVLRDSPDDFPKSNRLREGLAPLLGRSVFVTNGEEWKRQRRIIDPAFEGGRLREVFPHILEAAQRAAATLPQGEVDLEPITSRAAADVIFRTLFSVPIEDETAASVFSAFRAHQEEQPIVNAGALLPLPRWFPRFHSSRTRRTAAQIRQLIETMVDARAKQIADGTAPDDLATKIMTTPDPVTGQTFTPREMVDQVAIFFLAGHETSASALAWALWLLAANPDWQDRIASEASAALLSDNSTMSDSSKLNLSRSVFREALRLYPPVPMMVREAACPVTFRQRTVPKGAQIVISPWHLHRHERLWQNPDGFDPSRWECPAAKKSVRNAYIPFSAGNRVCPGAGFAMLEGPLILSMILRDYRLTVTETPPVPVARLTVRGQNGIKVMISPRDPRGSGHP; this comes from the coding sequence ATGATCCCGCCCAAACCCGCATCTGCGGAAGGCCGCACCGGGTTTTTCCACTATCTGCGCAACTTCCGGCGCGACCTTTTGTCGGCCATGCCGGCGCGGCTTTATCGGGCCTGGATGGCAGAGTTTCGCACCGGGCCAATACACAGCTTTTTGTGCAACGACCCCGAACTGGTGTCGCGCGTGCTGCGTGACAGCCCGGATGATTTCCCGAAATCCAACCGGCTGCGCGAAGGGCTGGCCCCGCTTCTGGGCCGGTCGGTCTTTGTCACCAATGGTGAAGAATGGAAGCGTCAGCGTCGCATCATCGACCCGGCATTCGAAGGCGGGCGTCTGCGAGAGGTCTTTCCGCATATTCTTGAAGCGGCGCAGAGGGCGGCGGCCACGCTGCCGCAGGGTGAGGTCGACCTGGAACCGATCACGTCGCGGGCGGCGGCGGATGTGATCTTCAGGACGCTGTTTTCGGTACCCATTGAAGATGAAACCGCCGCCAGCGTCTTCAGTGCATTTCGCGCCCATCAGGAAGAACAGCCGATCGTCAATGCCGGTGCGCTGCTGCCTCTGCCCCGATGGTTCCCGCGATTCCATTCGTCTCGGACACGCAGGACGGCCGCGCAGATCCGCCAACTGATCGAGACGATGGTCGATGCGCGCGCAAAACAGATCGCGGACGGCACCGCACCTGACGATCTGGCAACCAAGATCATGACTACGCCCGACCCGGTCACCGGCCAGACATTCACGCCGCGCGAAATGGTCGATCAGGTCGCTATCTTCTTTCTGGCTGGCCATGAAACAAGCGCATCCGCACTTGCCTGGGCGCTTTGGCTGCTGGCCGCAAACCCTGACTGGCAGGACCGGATCGCCTCGGAAGCATCTGCGGCCTTACTGTCCGATAATTCAACAATGTCAGATAGTTCGAAACTGAATTTAAGCCGCTCTGTTTTCCGCGAGGCCCTGCGCTTGTACCCTCCGGTCCCGATGATGGTGCGAGAGGCGGCCTGTCCGGTTACATTCCGGCAGCGTACCGTGCCAAAAGGTGCACAGATCGTCATCTCGCCCTGGCACCTGCATCGTCATGAACGCCTTTGGCAGAACCCTGATGGCTTCGACCCCTCACGGTGGGAGTGTCCGGCGGCGAAGAAATCCGTCAGAAATGCCTATATCCCGTTCTCGGCAGGCAACCGGGTCTGTCCCGGTGCGGGGTTTGCCATGCTGGAGGGTCCGCTGATTCTGTCGATGATTCTGCGCGACTACAGGCTGACGGTGACAGAAACCCCGCCGGTTCCCGTCGCGCGGCTGACCGTGCGCGGTCAGAACGGAATAAAGGTCATGATTTCACCTCGCGACCCGAGGGGCTCCGGCCATCCGTGA